The Streptomyces phaeolivaceus genome has a window encoding:
- a CDS encoding glycosyltransferase family 2 protein codes for MSAPPRISCVILCHNYGRYLDQAITSCLEQEPGNFVLHEIIVIDDGSNDETEEVCRRHEKNVKVIRRSQQGFGQTLTDAFLLSTGDWVAPLDADDWFHPSKLRTCAEAMTGETLFLEHWENVVDSNGNPKLKDPHPGGNTSTLVVHREAALSLLPVTNEIFFHALREAGRGAAFTDPLTYYRVHSHSMTDRSTPGLSQDYRAEVCLGLSDRLRMMYGNPPTWATSRQLRVISQHFRVLASGHRVESALQRKKHLPAMIFLPGMLIATLRARDPIAPWLRSLSSTIVGRPLVQLSTTQGERAEP; via the coding sequence GTGAGCGCCCCTCCGCGTATTTCGTGCGTGATCCTGTGCCACAACTACGGCCGATATCTCGACCAGGCCATAACAAGCTGTCTGGAACAGGAGCCCGGAAACTTCGTCCTTCACGAAATCATCGTCATCGACGACGGATCCAACGACGAAACTGAGGAGGTATGCCGTCGCCACGAAAAGAACGTCAAGGTCATCCGGAGGAGCCAGCAGGGTTTCGGCCAAACCTTGACCGACGCTTTTCTCCTCAGCACAGGCGACTGGGTGGCTCCGCTCGACGCCGATGACTGGTTCCACCCATCGAAGCTCCGTACGTGCGCCGAGGCGATGACGGGTGAAACGCTGTTCCTCGAGCACTGGGAAAACGTCGTCGACTCAAACGGAAACCCCAAGCTGAAAGATCCGCACCCGGGCGGAAACACAAGCACGTTGGTGGTCCATCGCGAGGCTGCCCTCAGCCTCCTGCCGGTGACCAACGAGATCTTCTTCCACGCGCTGCGCGAGGCCGGCCGCGGTGCCGCCTTCACGGACCCGTTGACCTACTATCGGGTCCACTCGCACAGCATGACCGACCGAAGTACGCCCGGCCTGTCGCAGGATTATCGGGCCGAGGTGTGTCTGGGGCTCTCGGATCGGCTCCGCATGATGTACGGGAACCCTCCCACCTGGGCGACCTCTCGCCAGCTCAGGGTGATCTCCCAGCATTTCCGCGTACTCGCTTCCGGGCACAGAGTGGAATCCGCCCTGCAGCGAAAGAAGCACCTCCCCGCCATGATCTTCCTTCCGGGGATGCTCATCGCCACGCTCCGAGCCCGAGACCCAATAGCCCCGTGGCTCCGCTCCCTCTCCAGTACGATCGTGGGCCGGCCGCTGGTACAGCTCTCGACGACCCAGGGAGAGCGGGCTGAACCGTGA
- a CDS encoding class I SAM-dependent methyltransferase: MHADTTTTSQPLTGPDAPLPPALSESSQPIGGPESFFIRCGYRSRSEVEYFLDETDDTVTWQPDVYPYAAERAKELGRDVVIDIGCGQAGKLASLAAEHPDWTFVGVDFGDNLRWCHDNHPFGQWVEADLESAERLPLDPDLVRRSVVICSDVIEHLVDPAPALSLILGLLREGSAAAVLSTPARECRSGYDTPGPPRNPSHVREWASDEFQALLRASGFEIHDAGLTRSDDASNGLSTQLLLVGVGGTEVGEQ, from the coding sequence GTGCACGCGGACACCACGACCACATCACAGCCCCTGACCGGCCCCGATGCCCCGCTGCCCCCGGCCCTCTCCGAGTCCTCGCAGCCGATAGGCGGCCCCGAGTCCTTCTTCATTCGCTGCGGCTATCGCAGCCGGAGCGAGGTCGAGTACTTCCTTGACGAGACGGACGACACCGTCACCTGGCAGCCCGACGTGTACCCCTACGCCGCCGAACGGGCCAAGGAGCTCGGCCGTGACGTCGTGATCGACATCGGCTGCGGGCAGGCTGGCAAGTTGGCCTCGCTCGCCGCCGAGCACCCCGACTGGACTTTCGTCGGCGTGGACTTCGGGGACAACCTGCGCTGGTGCCACGACAACCACCCCTTCGGACAGTGGGTGGAGGCGGACCTCGAATCGGCAGAGCGGCTGCCGCTCGACCCGGACCTCGTCCGCCGGTCGGTGGTGATCTGCTCCGACGTGATCGAGCACCTGGTGGACCCGGCCCCGGCTCTGTCCCTCATCCTGGGCCTGCTGCGGGAGGGCAGCGCCGCTGCCGTCCTGTCCACACCGGCCCGTGAGTGCCGCAGCGGCTACGACACCCCTGGACCGCCGCGCAACCCCAGCCATGTGCGGGAGTGGGCAAGCGACGAGTTCCAGGCGCTGCTGCGGGCCTCCGGATTCGAGATCCACGACGCGGGCCTCACCCGAAGCGACGACGCCTCCAACGGTCTGTCCACCCAGCTGCTCCTCGTCGGCGTGGGAGGGACGGAGGTGGGAGAACAGTGA
- a CDS encoding nucleotidyl transferase family protein — MKFDTAYYESVIDQHQYEHLGLGTIDFALAGMSPGDLHTKWVCHTGAREFADAVSGGQPAIVTTGVGLGGPPHAGTLFQLLRAVKLQQCGLDVQIVLGDLDSYNARRTPLDAVRRLADQYEEFALGLGFDPGRGVLRRQEGETDVMATAFLLSRHLDDDDFQWAEEDLAGLYRNHGVFDHLNYGMKQATLLMAADFVHLLREGRHVLVSLGVDEHKYVALARRGAERWGLPADRLAGIYTKMIPGLGGLPKMSKSIPGSGIDGSMPAEDIRALLAADTDSAPSDDGSALLQMYACLPEVGQAEYDLASAARRAGDREWRVIREELVERLITLFSRWPK; from the coding sequence ATGAAGTTCGACACCGCGTACTACGAGAGCGTCATCGACCAGCACCAGTACGAGCACCTTGGCCTCGGCACCATCGACTTCGCCCTCGCGGGGATGAGCCCCGGCGACCTGCACACAAAGTGGGTGTGCCACACCGGTGCGCGGGAGTTCGCGGACGCCGTCTCTGGGGGTCAGCCGGCGATCGTGACCACTGGCGTCGGACTCGGTGGCCCGCCGCACGCCGGCACCCTCTTCCAACTACTGCGCGCGGTCAAGCTCCAGCAGTGCGGACTCGACGTGCAGATCGTGCTCGGCGACCTCGACTCCTACAACGCGCGTCGCACGCCGCTGGACGCGGTGCGCCGCCTGGCCGACCAGTACGAGGAGTTCGCGCTTGGGCTCGGCTTCGACCCGGGGCGCGGTGTACTGCGTCGGCAGGAGGGCGAGACCGATGTCATGGCCACCGCGTTCCTGCTCTCGCGCCATCTGGACGACGACGACTTCCAGTGGGCTGAGGAGGACCTCGCCGGGCTCTACCGCAACCACGGCGTCTTCGACCACCTCAACTACGGCATGAAGCAGGCCACGTTGTTGATGGCCGCTGACTTCGTGCACTTGCTGCGCGAAGGACGGCACGTGCTGGTGTCCCTGGGCGTCGACGAGCACAAGTACGTCGCCCTCGCCCGGCGCGGGGCGGAGCGCTGGGGTCTGCCCGCAGACCGGCTGGCCGGCATCTACACCAAGATGATCCCGGGCCTCGGGGGCCTGCCGAAGATGAGTAAGAGCATCCCCGGCTCCGGAATCGACGGCTCCATGCCCGCCGAGGACATCAGGGCCCTGCTGGCGGCGGACACCGACTCGGCACCCTCCGACGACGGGTCGGCCCTGCTCCAGATGTACGCGTGTCTGCCCGAGGTCGGCCAGGCGGAGTACGACCTTGCCTCCGCCGCGCGACGCGCCGGAGACCGGGAGTGGCGTGTGATCCGCGAGGAGCTCGTCGAGCGGCTGATCACGCTGTTCTCCCGCTGGCCGAAGTAG
- a CDS encoding radical SAM protein, translating into MLTHDELAIVHLVLNTDCNAWDLAPTSASPGVCRFCYRERNRVKTDPDTVRRVIDQVRTESEAHRVVFTGGDPVMPYDNHLEVALRHAREAGFETNLHTNGLLLSDRYAGVRDHVTLYSLAIDGPEADSADWFRGQGYFERFRSNVEFLVADRRRLAFNTFTTAASVRELPRLAEFVTGIADRTEVEYWLISQYRPIGRASAGKAELYGFERDDFVRAVDGVRDAVAPVEIFAQPTRAPEDPYPFRVWVLADGTVTADLGSVAAPRNAVIGDLLADGFEPLVRRAFALREQPQLEGIA; encoded by the coding sequence ATGCTGACGCACGACGAACTCGCGATCGTTCACCTGGTCCTCAACACCGACTGCAACGCCTGGGACCTGGCACCGACCAGCGCCTCACCGGGTGTGTGCCGGTTCTGCTACCGGGAGCGCAACCGGGTCAAGACGGACCCGGACACCGTCCGGAGGGTCATCGACCAGGTCCGCACCGAGTCCGAAGCCCACCGGGTCGTGTTCACCGGCGGCGACCCCGTGATGCCCTACGACAACCACCTGGAGGTCGCCCTCCGGCACGCACGGGAAGCCGGATTCGAAACCAATCTCCACACCAACGGGCTGCTCCTGAGCGACCGTTACGCGGGGGTGCGCGACCACGTGACCCTCTACTCCCTGGCCATCGACGGTCCGGAGGCGGACTCGGCCGACTGGTTCCGCGGGCAGGGCTACTTCGAACGGTTCCGGTCCAACGTCGAGTTCCTCGTCGCCGACCGGCGCCGACTCGCTTTCAACACGTTCACCACGGCCGCGTCCGTGCGGGAGCTGCCGCGGCTCGCGGAGTTCGTCACCGGCATCGCTGACCGCACGGAGGTCGAGTACTGGCTGATCTCCCAGTACAGGCCCATCGGCCGTGCCAGCGCGGGCAAGGCGGAGCTCTACGGCTTCGAGCGTGATGACTTCGTCCGGGCCGTGGACGGGGTGCGCGACGCCGTCGCCCCGGTGGAGATCTTCGCCCAGCCCACACGGGCGCCCGAGGACCCGTACCCGTTCCGCGTCTGGGTCCTCGCCGACGGAACGGTCACCGCGGACCTCGGCAGCGTCGCCGCACCTCGCAACGCCGTGATCGGGGACCTGCTGGCCGACGGCTTCGAGCCGCTGGTCCGCCGGGCCTTCGCCCTACGAGAGCAGCCTCAGTTGGAGGGGATCGCATGA
- a CDS encoding zinc-dependent alcohol dehydrogenase — protein MGAAMTGPYAWAVENGVLSRLPAPVAMSSAPDTTLIETRFTGLCGSDVAKLNHPWQGQLPEPWYLGHEIVGVDTETGDWVAIDPLVSCRSCHYCDRGHVHLCPRLQRIGWDLPGGLAACVRAPRDSIVPLRHLHDPAHGVLADPMAVALHGVRCGLRVPVGRLGIIGGGVLAVCTAICAAEAGWDVHMLVREPSRSHQLRYVLDRHITLHSAELPACDAVVDAASGHSDAPIRQALKAVRDGGTVLVQNAYAPRVVLSVPLRDVFRRSITLRGSFSYCRADGHDDFRDAIDVIAKGGDWAALMTRDRFPLGELPQGLAALNNEARHRPFKVLLTSDT, from the coding sequence ATGGGGGCAGCGATGACCGGCCCGTACGCGTGGGCAGTTGAGAACGGAGTCCTCAGCCGACTCCCCGCTCCGGTCGCCATGTCCTCGGCACCCGACACGACGCTCATCGAGACACGCTTCACGGGATTGTGCGGAAGCGACGTCGCGAAGCTCAATCACCCTTGGCAAGGACAGTTGCCGGAACCGTGGTACCTCGGGCACGAGATCGTCGGTGTCGACACGGAGACAGGTGACTGGGTCGCAATCGACCCGCTGGTCTCCTGCCGCTCGTGCCACTACTGCGACCGCGGCCATGTCCACCTCTGCCCACGACTCCAGCGCATCGGGTGGGATCTTCCCGGAGGTCTCGCCGCCTGCGTACGGGCGCCCCGCGACAGCATCGTCCCGCTTCGCCACCTGCACGATCCCGCGCACGGAGTCCTCGCCGATCCGATGGCGGTGGCCCTGCACGGAGTCCGCTGCGGGCTACGTGTGCCCGTGGGGCGGCTCGGCATCATCGGGGGCGGCGTCCTTGCGGTGTGTACGGCCATCTGCGCGGCGGAGGCGGGGTGGGACGTGCACATGCTGGTCAGGGAACCCTCGCGATCGCATCAACTGCGCTACGTCCTCGACCGGCACATCACTCTCCACTCTGCCGAGCTGCCGGCGTGCGACGCCGTCGTGGACGCCGCGTCCGGTCACAGCGACGCCCCCATACGCCAAGCGCTGAAGGCTGTTCGTGACGGGGGAACGGTTCTCGTCCAGAACGCCTACGCGCCCCGCGTCGTTCTCTCGGTCCCCCTGCGGGATGTCTTCCGTCGCTCGATCACCCTGCGCGGCTCCTTCTCGTACTGCCGCGCGGACGGCCATGACGACTTCCGAGACGCCATCGACGTCATCGCCAAGGGCGGCGACTGGGCCGCCCTCATGACCCGAGACCGATTTCCCCTCGGCGAACTGCCGCAGGGACTGGCGGCCCTGAACAACGAAGCCCGCCATCGCCCCTTCAAGGTCCTGCTCACATCCGACACGTGA
- a CDS encoding HAD family hydrolase, protein MILDLFGTLVAAPSVVERRAAAAQFAAILRVSPAVAESVLSDSWQARHDGQMASTTEVAVHLVARCDASAACVNELEVLLTRLAHVRLQADASLLRALEQLRRGGTRLAVLSDASPDIAEAWSASDLAPHFDAVVFSCRAGAVKPDRLLFRAVLRDLGVAPQQALYCGDGGGDELAGAERAGMRAVRVERRGGPSGLAFGETAWSGGAIPNVEALPTLLDRWGQR, encoded by the coding sequence GTGATACTCGATCTATTCGGCACGCTCGTCGCAGCCCCGAGTGTGGTCGAGCGGAGGGCTGCCGCTGCCCAGTTCGCCGCGATACTGCGCGTGTCCCCGGCGGTCGCCGAGTCGGTGCTGTCCGACAGTTGGCAGGCGAGGCACGACGGGCAGATGGCGTCCACCACCGAGGTGGCGGTTCACCTCGTCGCCCGCTGCGACGCCTCTGCGGCCTGTGTGAATGAGCTGGAAGTGCTCCTGACCCGGCTCGCCCATGTCCGTCTCCAGGCCGATGCCTCTCTCCTGCGGGCGCTGGAGCAGCTTCGGCGCGGTGGCACCAGGCTGGCCGTCCTCAGCGACGCCTCCCCGGACATCGCCGAAGCGTGGAGCGCAAGCGACCTCGCGCCGCACTTCGACGCTGTCGTGTTCAGCTGCCGGGCGGGTGCGGTGAAGCCCGACCGTCTGCTCTTCCGCGCGGTCCTCCGAGACCTCGGTGTCGCCCCGCAGCAGGCCCTCTACTGCGGCGATGGCGGCGGTGACGAGCTTGCCGGCGCAGAGCGGGCCGGCATGCGTGCCGTGCGCGTGGAGCGTCGGGGCGGGCCGAGTGGCCTCGCGTTCGGCGAGACCGCCTGGTCCGGCGGGGCGATACCCAATGTGGAAGCTCTCCCCACCTTGCTGGACAGATGGGGGCAGCGATGA
- a CDS encoding AAA family ATPase, with protein sequence MTRDGQAVGAVGKSRPGWRPDKLRQQREAHGLTLEGAGEQLREVARAAGLTVPAANFQTLWQHEQGEVYPGPHYRRAYCLLYRATEPELGFRNALPDEATKLKFTASSEPQNGAHVLAVERALHQLAPSAEDADGLGVQQRILDAWKRRHTGGDPNRPTLMMVGGYAGSGKSEFARFVSQLTGWPVLDKDPITRPLVERLLVEMGSEPNDRHTDLYREKVRPLEYQCLLETAYANVDCAISTVLSAPFIAETTDPRWMRRLINRCEARGVTVAVVWIQCDLDTMHEYISFRSAARDSWKLQNWDTYAAGIDLELRPVVPHLVVDNRLGSAISLTDQVRQVFGTVFQ encoded by the coding sequence ATGACCAGGGATGGGCAGGCGGTAGGCGCGGTGGGTAAGAGTCGCCCGGGGTGGCGCCCGGACAAGTTGAGACAACAACGCGAAGCTCACGGCCTGACGCTCGAAGGCGCGGGCGAGCAGCTGCGCGAGGTGGCCCGGGCCGCGGGGCTCACGGTGCCGGCGGCCAACTTTCAGACGCTGTGGCAGCACGAGCAGGGAGAGGTCTATCCCGGACCGCACTACCGTCGCGCGTACTGCCTTCTGTACCGCGCGACCGAGCCCGAGCTCGGCTTCCGTAACGCTCTGCCCGACGAGGCCACGAAGCTCAAGTTCACCGCGTCGAGCGAACCGCAGAACGGCGCCCACGTCCTGGCCGTGGAACGGGCGTTGCACCAGCTGGCGCCGAGCGCGGAGGACGCCGACGGCTTGGGCGTCCAGCAGCGAATCCTCGACGCTTGGAAGCGGCGTCACACCGGCGGTGATCCGAACCGGCCGACGCTGATGATGGTCGGAGGCTACGCGGGCAGCGGGAAGTCGGAGTTCGCCCGCTTCGTATCGCAACTCACTGGATGGCCCGTCCTCGACAAGGACCCGATCACGCGCCCGCTCGTCGAGCGCCTCCTTGTGGAAATGGGCAGCGAGCCCAACGACCGGCACACCGACCTCTACCGGGAGAAGGTCCGCCCGCTGGAGTACCAGTGCCTGCTGGAGACCGCGTACGCGAACGTCGACTGCGCGATCAGCACCGTCCTCTCCGCGCCCTTCATCGCCGAGACCACAGACCCTCGGTGGATGCGGCGCCTGATCAACCGCTGCGAAGCCCGTGGCGTCACCGTCGCTGTCGTCTGGATTCAGTGCGACCTCGACACGATGCACGAGTACATCAGCTTCCGGTCCGCAGCCCGGGACAGCTGGAAACTCCAGAACTGGGACACGTACGCCGCCGGGATCGATCTTGAGCTGCGGCCCGTCGTGCCACACTTGGTTGTCGATAACCGGCTCGGCTCCGCGATATCGCTCACAGACCAGGTGCGCCAGGTCTTCGGGACGGTGTTCCAGTGA
- a CDS encoding phosphotransferase-like protein yields MRQGILLYGPPAAGKDTITAALTELDERYVLFTRLKIGAGKTKGYRMGTPEQLTALEARGDVIYRNDRYGNSYVVDRPGLDHAMEGGKTPVVHLGQMAGMEQVTALYPARWVRVLLWCSKETTARRSPQRGDTDTAARLAAWDATQADLAAHPRAQWELRVDTDATAPHETAQRIDDIVRTTPPRS; encoded by the coding sequence GTGAGGCAGGGCATCCTGCTGTACGGGCCGCCGGCGGCGGGCAAGGACACGATCACGGCGGCGCTCACCGAACTCGACGAGCGGTACGTACTGTTCACCCGGCTGAAGATCGGGGCCGGGAAGACCAAGGGCTACCGGATGGGTACGCCAGAGCAGCTGACCGCCCTAGAGGCACGCGGCGATGTCATCTACCGCAACGACCGGTACGGCAACAGCTACGTCGTCGACCGCCCCGGCCTCGACCATGCCATGGAGGGCGGCAAGACCCCCGTCGTCCACCTCGGCCAGATGGCGGGGATGGAGCAGGTGACCGCCCTCTACCCGGCGCGCTGGGTGCGCGTTCTTCTGTGGTGCTCCAAGGAGACCACCGCTCGCCGCTCACCACAGCGCGGTGACACCGACACGGCGGCCCGGCTGGCCGCCTGGGACGCCACTCAGGCCGATCTTGCGGCTCATCCACGGGCCCAGTGGGAACTGCGCGTGGACACGGACGCCACGGCACCCCATGAAACCGCACAGAGGATCGACGACATCGTCCGCACCACGCCACCTCGCTCATGA
- a CDS encoding NAD(P)-dependent oxidoreductase — MTSTIGLLHPGSMGSAFGAQLRARGHIVLWCPDGRSDTTRRRAERAGLEAAALPELVSRSDVLLSLCPPAAAEETAGQVAELGVSEAGTIYVDANAVSPSRVVNIADRLAPTPVIDAAVVGSPPVGGKSPTLYLSGAVEQADRIAELFAGTDVRTHILGDSIGKASALKLAYSSYQKVSRVLAAVAYGAADTYGVADELLVIAAKRTRSYLVETDYIPKTAARAWRWGPELEDAAALLADAGLPDSLMHAVAATLARWDGNRDDQLDIAEALEALRLERDPDNPS, encoded by the coding sequence ATGACGAGCACCATTGGGCTGTTGCACCCCGGCAGTATGGGCTCCGCCTTCGGCGCCCAGCTGCGCGCGAGAGGCCACATCGTGCTGTGGTGCCCCGACGGACGCAGCGACACAACCCGCCGCCGGGCCGAGCGCGCGGGCCTCGAAGCCGCGGCGCTGCCTGAGCTTGTCTCCCGCTCCGATGTACTGCTCTCCCTATGCCCGCCCGCCGCAGCGGAGGAGACCGCCGGCCAGGTAGCCGAGCTCGGCGTGTCCGAAGCGGGCACGATCTATGTCGACGCGAACGCCGTCTCGCCGTCGCGCGTGGTGAATATCGCCGACCGCCTGGCCCCGACGCCGGTCATCGATGCAGCGGTGGTCGGGTCCCCTCCGGTGGGCGGCAAGTCCCCGACGCTCTACCTTTCCGGCGCCGTCGAGCAGGCCGACCGGATCGCCGAACTTTTCGCCGGCACCGATGTGCGGACCCACATCCTGGGCGACAGCATCGGCAAAGCCTCCGCACTCAAGCTCGCGTACTCCAGCTACCAGAAGGTGTCCCGGGTGCTGGCTGCCGTGGCCTACGGGGCGGCGGACACGTACGGTGTCGCGGACGAACTGCTGGTGATCGCGGCCAAGCGCACCCGCAGCTACCTCGTGGAGACCGACTACATCCCCAAGACCGCTGCCCGCGCCTGGCGTTGGGGCCCAGAGCTTGAGGACGCGGCGGCCCTTCTCGCCGACGCCGGGCTGCCGGACTCCCTTATGCACGCGGTTGCCGCGACGCTTGCCCGGTGGGACGGGAACAGAGACGATCAGCTCGATATCGCTGAGGCCCTGGAAGCTCTGCGCCTTGAGCGGGACCCGGACAACCCGAGTTGA
- a CDS encoding HAD family hydrolase, whose product MQPPLVLFDLDNTLVDRRGTLAGWAAEFTAQHGLEDEDQTNVLGMVAERAYPSTFEAIRTRYRLPVSTAELWRAYCTDIAALVSCQAGVLKGLEELRAAGWRVGVATNGAADIQRAKLRATGISECVDGVFVSEEADARKPQTRHFALAAARCGTVLRDGGWMVGDNPVNDIGGGRSAGLRTIWIGDGRSWPPDDPGPDHVVPHARAAIDLLLLHSVDHTRTAA is encoded by the coding sequence GTGCAGCCGCCTCTGGTTCTCTTCGACCTCGACAACACCCTCGTGGACCGGCGGGGAACGCTCGCCGGCTGGGCCGCAGAGTTCACCGCCCAGCACGGCCTTGAGGACGAAGATCAGACGAACGTCCTAGGCATGGTGGCCGAGCGGGCCTATCCATCCACTTTTGAGGCGATCCGCACCCGGTACCGACTGCCCGTGTCGACTGCGGAGTTGTGGCGCGCGTACTGCACCGACATCGCGGCCTTGGTGTCGTGCCAGGCCGGGGTCCTCAAGGGCTTGGAGGAGCTGCGTGCGGCCGGCTGGCGGGTGGGGGTGGCGACCAACGGTGCGGCGGATATCCAGCGCGCCAAGCTGCGGGCCACCGGTATCTCCGAGTGCGTGGACGGCGTCTTCGTCTCCGAGGAGGCTGACGCGCGCAAGCCGCAGACCCGGCACTTCGCCCTGGCGGCGGCCCGCTGCGGCACCGTGCTGCGCGACGGTGGCTGGATGGTCGGGGACAACCCGGTCAACGACATCGGCGGCGGACGCTCCGCAGGACTGCGCACCATCTGGATCGGCGACGGCCGTTCCTGGCCGCCGGACGATCCCGGGCCGGACCACGTGGTGCCGCATGCACGCGCCGCCATCGACCTGCTGCTTTTGCACTCCGTCGATCACACAAGGACTGCGGCATGA
- a CDS encoding BsuBI/PstI family type II restriction endonuclease, with product MTQTDSNDSPHLPTLLADRDEYQARLAVILPPAVTGTTDSANPGAGALAFTMMYVGAIGDVNPIRPSTAYWMGESLATHREDSVRAGYYSAALRSEKAVLKFCQSMGFERGETWYAQHTREPLRDQTLRSWSDHGVLRVDESVKTTSPRPRYTLDPEFAKLLDPALVGEELSEAIKAWQDKAFDPVALSRVDEVRRKAKGEVGVSVHLPDGTERQLSTGESSWILKGVIEKFCPRVMLEPRVLFISQSEEKARPEDIAFLKKIKMPLDAAKLLPDCLIVDLAEERGHFWFVEAVATDGPITESRKKEFVEWASKGGLSAEKCRFLTAFEGRGYGPAKVALPKLASHSYSWYLDEPDMVLTWDGLPDGPGPASG from the coding sequence GTGACGCAAACAGACTCAAACGATTCGCCACATCTGCCCACCCTCCTGGCAGATCGCGATGAGTACCAAGCGCGGCTGGCAGTCATTTTGCCTCCCGCCGTTACAGGGACCACAGATTCAGCCAATCCCGGAGCTGGCGCGCTGGCCTTCACCATGATGTACGTCGGCGCAATTGGTGACGTAAATCCGATTCGGCCGTCCACCGCTTACTGGATGGGCGAATCGCTCGCCACGCACCGAGAGGACTCCGTCAGAGCTGGATACTATTCCGCCGCATTGCGTAGCGAAAAAGCGGTCTTGAAATTCTGCCAGAGTATGGGATTTGAACGCGGCGAAACCTGGTACGCACAGCATACGCGAGAGCCTCTCCGTGACCAGACGCTGCGATCCTGGAGTGATCACGGCGTGCTCCGCGTCGACGAAAGCGTGAAAACCACTTCTCCGAGACCCCGCTACACCTTGGATCCGGAGTTCGCGAAACTCCTCGACCCCGCACTGGTAGGCGAGGAGCTGAGCGAGGCCATCAAGGCGTGGCAAGACAAGGCTTTTGATCCGGTAGCACTCTCCCGAGTCGATGAGGTGCGCAGAAAGGCCAAGGGCGAGGTAGGGGTATCAGTCCACCTTCCGGACGGAACGGAAAGGCAGCTTTCGACAGGCGAGAGCAGTTGGATACTGAAGGGCGTAATTGAGAAATTTTGCCCCCGCGTAATGCTGGAACCAAGGGTTCTCTTCATCTCTCAGTCCGAAGAAAAGGCACGGCCCGAGGACATCGCTTTCCTGAAGAAGATCAAGATGCCGCTTGATGCAGCTAAATTGCTTCCCGATTGTCTCATCGTGGATCTGGCCGAAGAGCGCGGACATTTCTGGTTCGTTGAGGCTGTGGCGACTGACGGCCCTATCACAGAATCGCGCAAGAAAGAATTTGTCGAATGGGCGTCGAAGGGTGGCCTCTCGGCCGAGAAGTGCCGATTTCTCACGGCGTTCGAGGGCAGAGGGTACGGGCCTGCAAAGGTAGCGCTGCCGAAGCTCGCCAGCCACTCCTATTCGTGGTATCTCGATGAGCCCGACATGGTGCTGACCTGGGACGGTTTGCCTGATGGTCCCGGGCCGGCCTCTGGGTGA